A region of Acidobacteriota bacterium DNA encodes the following proteins:
- a CDS encoding type II toxin-antitoxin system VapC family toxin, with protein sequence MRFCLDTSAYSHFKRGDPQVVELIDRADWLGVPVVVLGELAVGFRQGSRRKEHESDLAEFLANPVVEVLPVDEDMVGIYADVVTDLKKAGTPLPANDIWIATVATRHGATVLTYDQHFRLIARTGSTVLTAPTDHGY encoded by the coding sequence ATGCGGTTCTGTCTCGATACCTCGGCCTACAGCCATTTCAAGCGCGGCGACCCCCAGGTCGTCGAACTGATCGATCGCGCCGATTGGCTGGGTGTACCGGTTGTGGTGCTGGGCGAGTTGGCGGTCGGATTTCGACAAGGCAGCCGGCGAAAGGAACATGAGTCCGACCTGGCGGAGTTTCTCGCCAACCCGGTGGTCGAGGTGCTGCCTGTCGACGAAGACATGGTCGGCATCTATGCCGATGTCGTCACCGACCTCAAGAAGGCGGGCACGCCGTTGCCGGCCAACGACATCTGGATCGCGACGGTCGCCACGAGACACGGCGCGACCGTCCTCACCTACGACCAACACTTCCGATTGATCGCGCGAACCGGGTCAACCGTCCTGACGGCGCCAACCGACCACGGGTACTAA